The following proteins are encoded in a genomic region of Sebastes fasciatus isolate fSebFas1 chromosome 12, fSebFas1.pri, whole genome shotgun sequence:
- the dcst1 gene encoding E3 ubiquitin-protein ligase DCST1 isoform X1, translated as MMALSDRPRPSAPHSTVERISLTVMPPAVHRFIFGQPEEFPLAHLVLRALFGAVSGTVLFLGFSHSLQLTFDLKRLAAALFIAVCTVGGALSSSSRCSVLLMLPSVLGSRGRAYLMLFILSVLYTGPVSNIQHNVETAALSLSCNLDLQVHHSKLVWRNAMRPFLVVAQELMDDDEEFQDEAQSVNRNFQNIRDQVVHQYGYDRFNPKPNPGNSTQEQFASKTMMQCDSVVNEGVQRCIEWFNKKWDECMKTIAVPFINNLFCVSMKFHFLCDIMRVMTPWCREKIPVEGNFGQLFDELNSSIDLLSGEFSTRLVMQEQQQQEVLGGVLLDQDFTQAVRGSFKRLTTTMEQLLYVLQLLLSFTFITIFTQAFGYLRQYRKDVRFDNVYISTYFRQIDARRRRAGKRFLLPLKKSEKKKFINPWNPKIHPEELKQVTSGVFQVLSLSLLSVILLTVDFSLSHVLGIVSRHSFTQFNITSSHQVDIRVGGISMIARLLRKTVSAYNSSSILSVHTDNQMCVSPPSSLSAGVYISCLCCVLLVALFSCLQVYTNRLRRVIAAFYNPQREKTRILFFYNLQLETRIFSTDRKRIVSRGRKSRTVFQCLTKCHRHQKEVSDSETHYDPA; from the exons TTCTGTTCCTGGGATTCTCTCACAGCCTccagctgacctttgacctgaaaAGGTTAGCAGCAGCTCTCTTTATCG CTGTTTGTACGGTGGGCGGAGctttatcctcctcctccaggtgcTCGGTCCTCCTGATGTTACCCAGCGTGCTCGGCTCCCGCGGTCGGGCGTACCTGATGCTGTTCATCCTGTCGGTACTCTACACAG GTCCAGTTTCTAACATCCAGCATAACGTGGAGACGGCTGCTCTGTCTCTGAGCTGTAATCTGGATCTGCAGGTTCATCACAGCAAGTTAGTGTGGAGAAACGCCATGAGACCGTTTCTAGTGGTCGCACAGGAGCTGATG GACGATGACGAAGAGTTTCAGGACGAGGCTCAGAGCGTCAACAGAAACTTTCAGAACATCAGAGACCAAGTCGTCCATCAGTACGGATATGACCGGTTCAACCCCAAACCAAACCCCGGCAACAGCACACAGGAGCAGTTCGCCTCCAAGACCATGATGCAGTGCGACA GTGTGGTGAATGAGGGCGTGCAGCGATGTATTGAATGGTTCAACAAGAAGTGGGATGAGTGTATGAAGACGATCGCTGTACCCTTCATCAACAATCTCTTCTGTGTCTCCATGAAGTTCCACTTCCTGTGTGATATCATGAGAG TGATGACTCCGTGGTGCAGAGAGAAGATCCCTGTGGAGGGAAACTTCGGTCAGCTGTTTGATGAGCTGAATAGTTCTATCGACCTGCTGTCCGGAGAGTTCAGCACCAGGCTCGTCATGCAG gagcagcagcagcaggaggtgtTGGGTGGAGTTCTGCTGGATCAGGATTTCACTCAGGCTGTTCGAGGATCCTTCAAGAGACTGACGACCACCATGGAGCAGCTGTTGTACGTCCTGCAGTTACTGCTCTCcttcaccttcatcaccatctTCACCCA ggcATTTGGTTACCTCAGACAGTACAGGAAGGACGTTCGATTTGACAACGTCTACATCAGCACCTACTTCAGGCAGATTGACGCCCGCAGGAGGAGAGCG GGGAAGCGCTTCCTGCTGCCTCTGAAAaaatcagagaagaagaagttcaTCAACCCCTGGAATCCAAAGATCCACCCTGAAGAGCTCAAACAAGTG acctcaggtgtgtttcaggtgctgtctctctctctgctgtctgtcatcCTGCTGACTGTTGACTTCTCTCTGTCCCACGTGTTGGGCATCGTCAGCAGACACAGCTTCACCCAGTTCAACATcacca GTAGTCACCAGGTGGACATCAGAGTGGGCGGAATCTCCATGATAGCCCGGCTCCTGAGGAAGACGGTTTCGGCCTACAACAGCTCGTCCATCCTCAGCGTCCACACCGACAACCAGa tgtgtgtgtcccccccctcctccctctctgctggTGTGTATATCAGCTGTCTGTGTTGCGTCCTGTTAGTGGCACTCTTCAGCTGCCTCCAGGTTTACACCAACCGCCTCCGCCGGGTCATCGCCGCCTTCTACAACCCACAG cggGAGAAGACGCGTATCTTGTTTTTCTACAACCTTCAGCTCGAGACACGAATTTTCTCCACTGACAGGAAACGCATCGTCAGCCGGGGACGGAAGAGCAGGACG GTGTTTCAGTGTCTGACCAAGTGTCACCGTCACCAAAAGGAAGTGTCGGACTCAGAGACGCACTACGACCCCGCTTAG
- the dcst1 gene encoding E3 ubiquitin-protein ligase DCST1 isoform X2: MLPSVLGSRGRAYLMLFILSVLYTGPVSNIQHNVETAALSLSCNLDLQVHHSKLVWRNAMRPFLVVAQELMDDDEEFQDEAQSVNRNFQNIRDQVVHQYGYDRFNPKPNPGNSTQEQFASKTMMQCDSVVNEGVQRCIEWFNKKWDECMKTIAVPFINNLFCVSMKFHFLCDIMRVMTPWCREKIPVEGNFGQLFDELNSSIDLLSGEFSTRLVMQEQQQQEVLGGVLLDQDFTQAVRGSFKRLTTTMEQLLYVLQLLLSFTFITIFTQAFGYLRQYRKDVRFDNVYISTYFRQIDARRRRAGKRFLLPLKKSEKKKFINPWNPKIHPEELKQVTSGVFQVLSLSLLSVILLTVDFSLSHVLGIVSRHSFTQFNITSSHQVDIRVGGISMIARLLRKTVSAYNSSSILSVHTDNQMCVSPPSSLSAGVYISCLCCVLLVALFSCLQVYTNRLRRVIAAFYNPQREKTRILFFYNLQLETRIFSTDRKRIVSRGRKSRTVFQCLTKCHRHQKEVSDSETHYDPA, translated from the exons ATGTTACCCAGCGTGCTCGGCTCCCGCGGTCGGGCGTACCTGATGCTGTTCATCCTGTCGGTACTCTACACAG GTCCAGTTTCTAACATCCAGCATAACGTGGAGACGGCTGCTCTGTCTCTGAGCTGTAATCTGGATCTGCAGGTTCATCACAGCAAGTTAGTGTGGAGAAACGCCATGAGACCGTTTCTAGTGGTCGCACAGGAGCTGATG GACGATGACGAAGAGTTTCAGGACGAGGCTCAGAGCGTCAACAGAAACTTTCAGAACATCAGAGACCAAGTCGTCCATCAGTACGGATATGACCGGTTCAACCCCAAACCAAACCCCGGCAACAGCACACAGGAGCAGTTCGCCTCCAAGACCATGATGCAGTGCGACA GTGTGGTGAATGAGGGCGTGCAGCGATGTATTGAATGGTTCAACAAGAAGTGGGATGAGTGTATGAAGACGATCGCTGTACCCTTCATCAACAATCTCTTCTGTGTCTCCATGAAGTTCCACTTCCTGTGTGATATCATGAGAG TGATGACTCCGTGGTGCAGAGAGAAGATCCCTGTGGAGGGAAACTTCGGTCAGCTGTTTGATGAGCTGAATAGTTCTATCGACCTGCTGTCCGGAGAGTTCAGCACCAGGCTCGTCATGCAG gagcagcagcagcaggaggtgtTGGGTGGAGTTCTGCTGGATCAGGATTTCACTCAGGCTGTTCGAGGATCCTTCAAGAGACTGACGACCACCATGGAGCAGCTGTTGTACGTCCTGCAGTTACTGCTCTCcttcaccttcatcaccatctTCACCCA ggcATTTGGTTACCTCAGACAGTACAGGAAGGACGTTCGATTTGACAACGTCTACATCAGCACCTACTTCAGGCAGATTGACGCCCGCAGGAGGAGAGCG GGGAAGCGCTTCCTGCTGCCTCTGAAAaaatcagagaagaagaagttcaTCAACCCCTGGAATCCAAAGATCCACCCTGAAGAGCTCAAACAAGTG acctcaggtgtgtttcaggtgctgtctctctctctgctgtctgtcatcCTGCTGACTGTTGACTTCTCTCTGTCCCACGTGTTGGGCATCGTCAGCAGACACAGCTTCACCCAGTTCAACATcacca GTAGTCACCAGGTGGACATCAGAGTGGGCGGAATCTCCATGATAGCCCGGCTCCTGAGGAAGACGGTTTCGGCCTACAACAGCTCGTCCATCCTCAGCGTCCACACCGACAACCAGa tgtgtgtgtcccccccctcctccctctctgctggTGTGTATATCAGCTGTCTGTGTTGCGTCCTGTTAGTGGCACTCTTCAGCTGCCTCCAGGTTTACACCAACCGCCTCCGCCGGGTCATCGCCGCCTTCTACAACCCACAG cggGAGAAGACGCGTATCTTGTTTTTCTACAACCTTCAGCTCGAGACACGAATTTTCTCCACTGACAGGAAACGCATCGTCAGCCGGGGACGGAAGAGCAGGACG GTGTTTCAGTGTCTGACCAAGTGTCACCGTCACCAAAAGGAAGTGTCGGACTCAGAGACGCACTACGACCCCGCTTAG